The nucleotide sequence tagggtgtaggccccctggtcttcatcttttgcaagaattttttattatttccaaatagacgttccgtgaagtttcaggtcattccgagaacttctgtttctgcacataaataacaccatggcaattctgctgaaaacagcgtcagtccgggttagttccattcaaatcatgcaagttagagtccaaaacaagggcaaaagtgtttggaaaagtagatactacGGAGACATATcaataggcgaaagaagtcggtcaggggagccacgagggccccacgagggtgggggcgcgcccaggggggcaggcgcgcctccctgcctcgtggccacctcgaagcttccctgacttaaactccaagtctcctggattgcttccgttccaaaaataactttccagaaggtttattccatttggactccgtttgatattcattttcttcgaaacactgaaataggcaagaaaacaacaatttgggctgggcctccggttaataggttagtcccaaaaataatataaaagtgtataataaaacccataaacatcaaaaacagataatataatagcatggaacaatcaaaaattatagatatgttggagacgtatcaaaggcctcctttcaatagagaaccgaaacaaattattaacacatagtgaatacatgaactcctcaaactacggtcatcaccgggagtggtctcgactgttgtcactccggggttgccggatcataacacgtagtaggtgactataacttgcaagatcggatctagaacatggatataatggtgataacataaacggttcagatgtgaaatcacggcacccgggcccaaagtgacaagcattaagcatggcaaagtcatagcaatatcaatcttagaacatagtggatactagggatcaaaccctaacaaaactaactcgattacatgatgaatctcatccaactcctcaccgaccagcgaggcTACGAAGGAAtcactcactcccggtggggagcatcatggaattgacgatggagaagggttggtgatgacgaagaacgaagatccccctcttcgaagccccaaacggactccagatctggcctcctgatgaagaacaggaggtgacggcggctccgtctcgtggatcgcgataattctttctccctgatttttttctggaaaaataggtatttatggagttggaatcagGATTTGcgcggccaccaggtggggacaacccacctgggcgcaccctggtgggttgtgcccagccaGGTGTTCCcctccggtgggtcttggctccagaaattcttgtttattgtataaaaatcctAGCAAAGTTTCGTTctattccgagaatttttatttctgcacaaaaacaacattatggtagttctgctgaaaacaacatcaatccggggttagcttcattcaaatcatgcaaattagagtccaaaacaagagaaaaaacgttaggaaaagtagatacgttggagacatatcagtcatcCATCAACCATGAACCCAGCATACATTCCTTCTTTCAGATGTCGTCGATGTAGACCATAATCTACATTCGCtcttggactacctcccaagcttcgCACCGAAGTTGGAGCAGACGTCGCCGCAacgacggagcccgaggacacatgtccaccacaAGGATGTCGTCGCCACCACGACATCCCGGCTTGAACAGACTGGTTCCCAAATCCATTGCCGATCATACAGAAGATCGTCTCATCGGAGAAGAATATGGAGCTTCTTTATTCAGCATCGACGTCACCATCATTGAAGTCAAGACGTCAAACGATCCAAAAATCTAAAATACTAGGGGCCTAGAACATAAAGCTAAAACGATACACACACGCAGGATCCGGCGACCCCCTCACCACCAACGACCAAAAGATCGCCGACGGAGGGGAGCCACCGGAAGACGGCGTCGGAAAGGTTGGCTCTCTTGGTGGCTACTAAGGTTCCTAGTTGCTAGTCAATCTAGTTTATTGGCATGTATTTTCTTAACTCTTAAGCAACATGTGTATTCACGTCTGGGTATAAATACTACTCTATTACTATCACCAAGAAAGACCAATGAATCCTTTACACATTCATCTCTCTCATTCTGCAATTTTTACTTAAAACACGTTATCACGCACTTTTTCTCTACACATTAGCACAATGGGTTGAACAGAAAAAAATAACAGAGAAGAAGAACAAATGTTGTCGATCCCATCGATGCAGCAATTGAAGAACTCAATCAATCAAAAAGGAAAACTAATCAAGACTTAAATTATTAGATCATGTTTTCTGTGGGTTTTCGTGTGGGTCCCTACAATTAGTCTGACGTGGCAGACACGTCCAGGCATGCCCGGGCCTTCCCATATTCGCTTAGATGCtcctagggcatctccaacgccaacCCTCAAATCGTCTACAACTGTCCACACCGCATGGTTCAAACGTGTTTTGCCATCAAACGCGATCCTACATCGGTCCGCTCAGCGGTCCGGTCATTTTCCCGCAAATCAGAAGCAAACTAGTGGGGTGGGTGCTTTGTGGGGCATCCGAACCGTTGCCACGCAAGCATCCGACAAACCTGGCCCACCCAGAAACTCTCTCTCGCACGCGCCCTTTCCTGCCCGAAGCGATTAGCGCCGCTACCGCATTCATGCCGGCTCAAAATGGATGCGACCTCTCACGTCGCTCCGGCACTGAAGCGGCACACGAGCCGAGAGCACCGCCCGCGCcacttcccggtgcatgcgactgcTTCACGTTCAAACGATAGCCCAACTGCCTGCTTACCTACATTAAACATGTGCGTATGCCGAGGAACATGCTCCAACGTCACCCGTCTGTCCGTCAGCCGCCCACCATTAACCACCTCGCCGGTTGTCCTGCCATGCGCCTTCTATTTAAACTCCAGGCCCAGCCATAGCGACATCCAACCTCCTATGCTCTCTTTCTCCTCTCGGCAACACAAGTGAAATGGCCTCCTTGAGCTCCAAAGCCGTCTAGGACAACCTCTTGTCCTAGCAGAAGCAAGAGATTGTCGCTATTCCAGTCGGCTGGCAGGTCGACAGGCAGATGAAGGCCAACATTGCGAACGCCCCAATGGAAGAGGTAGGTGACGACGAGTCGGCGTCGCCGTTCTCGCTGGCCAATGCCAGAATTACCATCAGCGCGGCCCGTGCTCACTACACCGAGATGGTGTTGGAAGAGCGACGAGTCGCGTTCTGGCAGGCGCAGGCCGATCAGAAGTACAACCGCAACCTCCGCGATGAGCACTGGCGCGCAAAGGAGCAATTCACCGCCGGCACAACCATCGCGCCTGACATGGACGTGCCCGAGCAGAGGTTCTGCTCGACTCCTATCGCTCAGCCCGCGATATCTGTCGTGATCGCTGGCGGTACTGCCTCCATCAGGCGGAGTTAGAAGACGCCTTCAAGGAGATTGATGAGGCGGCAGATGAAGTGTACGACTAGACCGATGATGAGGACAAGGTTGCCAGCTCTGTCACGGTCGCGCctcgccgccacgaccacgaagccgacaCATCCGCAGGCGCCATCGACAGCGATGAAGAGTAGAGCATGGGAGTTGTTGGCGCTTGGGTCCTAGGAAGGCCACCACTCCCCCCCCCCTTCCCATTAAAGTCAAGCTTGACGGGTTCAACATCGTGGGCCGATTAGCCGCTTGCAATTTGCAAAGGCAAAGCTTCACTTCTCAAGGCTCATGGCCTGCGGGACACAAGAACAGGCGCCGGCGGTCACTTAGACTAGGTTTAGCGCACGGGCTAGTTGAAATATATTGAAATGTAATTAATTTGCTACGGTTTAAATGAAAAGCGTCCGATTTCATGTAAAAATTACTCAAGTTCAAATGCATATATCTTTTTAAGTACCCAGCGTTGCTGGTTTTCCGTTGATTTAGCAGAAGCAAGGTTACAAAATTGATCAAGTGATTGAGGGTTAAGGGTACGTGTAGTCCGAAAAGACTCAGCTACAGACTACCAGATTCATAAAGGGACTTCTCACGTTACATCCTCAAATGAGTGCTCTATGCATGTCGCGCCTGCCATCCTCCACTGTTCTATGTCCCTTCGGCAAGCTTCCACGACGTGCCTTGCGTTTGCTTGCTTCGCTCTGAACACACATGTATCGCGCTTTAGCAAGATTTGCCAGGTGATTAGGGCGATCATCGTCTTAGAGCAACACCAATGGGACGATCAATTTCGTCCGCGGCCGTCCGTTTGAATCGACACGGATaaaaaagtcggcccaacgcgccgacccaaacggacgcgcgtgcGCTTTCATCCGCCTGTCAACTCATTCCCAACCCATTTTTAAGCCGGATTTGTATtggcgcggacacgagacggacgcgcgcgctcGTCCTCTTTCCTTACCGGgtccgctggtcggtggcacattggcttGGCCCTCCCCATCAAACAGCACACCCTCGCCCGCCTGCTTCGTCGCTGACGCGGCCGCTATTTTTTCCGataaaatggatacatagatagttctacCGTACACAGATAAAAAAAAAGACTACTACTCGTCGCTTTCtgactccgactcggtaatgtcgtcctccgacgtctgaatgtaggcgtcagcaTGCTGCTCGTCTTCAAAGTCCCAACCCGACCTTTCCTGTAGCTTCAATTTCAATTGAGCGGCCTGCTTCCGCGaacgcttgtcctcccgataggcggctcgctccgtcctCCTCGCGTCCCTCTCCAACCACCTTTGCTTGTAAAACTGGCGCTCGTcgacgatgtcctgcgggaagcattCGCGCCACACCACCATGGCTTccacgtccatctcggcgatggtgaggcgacgccgccgcctccggtggacacgacgatcctcgtcAGTGAAAAGCCGTGGGAGAGGCGCCAGATCAtgcgcccgctggctcgacacgtcggaaaaattcatatcccgacgaggcctcagaaggcgccacgccgccgcgtcgtgcgcgcgggccgcctcctctgcggtgtcgaagATGCCGAGGATGAGACGTTTCTCACGAAACCAGATCTCGAAGAAGAAGGCgccggagcggcgctcgcggactccgcgaaaatccgaagcgcccagccggcggatcgacatggtggcgcagaggcgAGACGAGTGGACGGCGGACAATGAGCGGGGCAGAGTGTGGAGGGAGGCCTTCTTATAACGAGCGCCGGCCGCGGCGCGCGAATctttcccgcgcgctggagcgcGAAAACCAGCGCGCGCTAGGCCGCTTTCCCCCGCGCGtgaacctttcccgcgcgctggagcgccaaaaccagggCGACGGCATGACCGCTGGCATGATCTAAAACGCACACGGTTATAAAATAGATCGGCCTGTTAGGCGCACTGCCGATTCAAAACTAAAAGAGGGCGAACGGCGGGCGGGCGGCCGATCCGAACGGACAAAAACACCGTTCGTTTGTGTCggtccgttggagttgctcttaataCCTGTTTTGCTCTCGGCGCCGCCGCGCTGGTGATCATCTTAATTCGCTCCGTTGTAGTGGTTCCCGTGTTCCAGTGCGCATGGTCGTCTGCTTTGTTTAAATATGTATTAAATTTGTTCACTTTTGATAATTATTTTCTGAAATATAACTAAATATATGTGGATAGTTTTGGATGTTTGGCTCTCTCGTCCGTATCCGCAGACATATGCGGTGTCCGATTTAAGGTCGGCGTTGGAGATGGCCTTAAGCACTTCGCCTCATTGAGGTTGATTTGAGTTGTCCATAAACTAAAGTGCCGTCTATACAAGGCTTTGAATATGAATGCGCTCTGTTTGGGACGTTGCTGGGACAGAAAATAGAGGAGATGCCGCAGTTTTTGTCGCACGCATTGTTGAGTTTCGGTTGAGTACGGTGGAGCGTTTGTGACTTGGGCGCGCTCTCATTCACTACTCTTTGATGAACACTCCAAGTAAATTAATATAAGCATCGAAACATATCGGCCGCAACCAAATATTTCTGCATATCAGCTTTACCTAACCGCGGGCACCCTCGGTAAATTCAGACATGGCAGGAGCGGACGTGGGACGGCACGGAAGCCACTACAAAATATCCATGACGCTCCATCAAGGCCACTATAAAACCCAGACACCATACGCAATAGCCATCACAACTCAAGATACAGAGCTAGCTCCTCGCTACCTCACCAGTCTCCACTCTTTTCTGTACCATCTAAGTTGCTCAGGCACGCTTGAACCCAGCCATGGCAAGCCGAGCGCTCACTCCCTTCCAGCTCACCGCCACCCTCTTGGTGGCGCTCCTCGCCACATGCCACGCCGGCAGCATCGCCGTGTACTGGGGCCAGAACGACGGCGAGGCGTCGCTGGCCGAAACGTGCGCGTCCGGAAACTACGAGTTCATCATCCTCGCTTTCCTCCCCAAGTTCGGCAAGGGCCAGACGCCGGAGCTGAACCTTGCCAGCCACTGCGACCCTTCTTCGGGTGGTTGTAGAAGCCAGAGCAAGGACATCAAAGCGTGCCAGCGACGCGGCGTCAAAGTCCTGCTCTCCATCGGCGGTGGCGACGGGAGCTACGGCCTCTCGTCCCCCGGCGACGCCCGGCAGGTTGCCATGTACCTTTGGAACAACTATCTCGGTGGCGCGTCGTCGTCCGGTCCCCTCGGCAACGTCGCGCTTGACGGCATCGACTTCGATATCGAGCTTGGCAGTGCCAAGTTCTGGAACAACCTCGCCAGGTAAGCTGGAGTAACTAGTTCACACCCGCGCGCCGTTCCAACTAGTCGTGTATTGACGTCTACGTGCTCATATATATTGGCGCCATGTGCACAGGGACCTCAAGGATTTGGGCAAAAACGGCAGCAAGACGGTGCTCCTGAGCGCGGCGCCGCAGTGCCCGTTCCCCGACGAGTGGGACGGCGGTGCGATCAACACAGGGCTATTCGACTTTGTTTGGGTGCAGTTTTACAACAACGAGGAATGTCAGTTCAGTGCGGGGCGTAAGGCATTCATGGACGCGTGGAAGAAATGGGAGTCGGTGCCGGCGGGGAAGATCTTCCTGGGGCTTCCAGCCTCCAAGGACGCGGCGGGCACAGGGTTCGTCCCTGCCAGCGAGCTCACCTCGCGTGTGTTGCCGCTCATCAAGGGCTCTCCGAAGTACGGTGGTGTCATGCTGTGGTCTAAGTTCTATGACGACCGTACGGGCTACAGCTCCGCCATCAAGAGCGACGTGTGATTCTCGTGGCTATATGTGTTCATCCCGGCGATATTGCATGTGGGCGTTTTGTGTACTATGTTGTTTGCCCTTTTCATGTTTGTGGTTGTATTTTTTTATGTGCATATTCTTTGTTGATGTCTCGGAATTGTTACTGGAGAGCCCAGTGTAGTTGGCACTAGATGGTAGCAGTGTGTACCAGTATTTCAGCACAATAAACATCACGCAACAGTTTGTAGATTGTTGTTTTATGTTCTCTTATAAACTATTATGGCTGgctcttctttctttcttcctgtTTGCGAAAAGAGAAAACTCATTGACCCCTCTATGGATTGATGCACACACATCCATCTTTATTGTGAATACTACTTTAAGAGTGTATTTGCTTGGATGCAGGGCTATCCCTCCCCGGGACAGGGATAGCCATTTTTACAGTGGCTGCCACCCTTTTGGTTCAAGGGCGAGGAGGGACAGGGGCAGCCAGATGCTTCGAATATTCCACAAAAATCAGGCTATCCCCAATTGCGAAGAAGTGGTGGACGGCGCCAACCACCTCTATGCTCGCGTTGCGGGCAAAATGTTTTTCTGTTTGTAGGTgcacctagccgatcccctaaacttaGTGGGGTAAAAAAACTGCATAGGTTTTGTGTCCTACTTGCATGAACTTCAAACATTTTACAATATATACCATAAAACATTCAAATTAAAACATGCATAACATAACCGTTAACAAACATATATATCATCACGAGTTTCAAATTGATGTCACCTTCACAGAGTTATTGTAGTAGTTCGCAATTCTCTCCCAAAACATAGCATTGGTTTGATTCGTTTCAATCGTTGCATCCGTGAAGATGTTCATCCAAGCATAGCATAGAGCAACATCCTCAAGTTGATTGTAGTTGTGAGTTCGTGACCTTGACGACCTCCCACTTGCTCTGGCCACCTCCTCAACTTAGTCTCCATCGGCCACCTCCTCTTCGTCGGCCGCCTCCGAATGATCCCAAATTGAATCATAACTGAGACCATCTAGCCCATCGTATCCGAGGACTTCAAAGACGCTAAAAATTCGGTCGTGTTCATCTTCACGCTACGACAACAAAACAAATGAGCCAGCGGTTGGAGCCGGTGCTTGTGGCCGGTGGAGCTTTTTCATCCCCAACTTTTTTCCCACGCGGACGATGGTACGGTGTGGTTTTCGGCGGCAACAAGCCGGCGGCGGTGGCCGGTGGGGTGGCAAAAGCGTCTTGACAATCCATTCCGGCGATTGGGCTGGTCATCTGTGGCGAGGCGGCACATGGGAGCGGGAATGGCGGAGTCACGAGGGCGGGAGATAAAGGTGGGCAACTTTTACTCGGCTGAGCAAACGCTGAGTATATTTAGGCGGCTTGGAGGGGATTTTCAGCGGGGAAGTAAAAGTTGTCCTCCCTTATAGGTTTTAGGAGTTCGGCTAGGTACGACATAGAGGAGCAAAACCTAAATTTTACTCCTCTATAGCCAGATAAGGGATCGGCTAGAGTTGGCCTAAGGGCCAATCTTACCCACCCAACCAAACAAAAAAAGGCTATCGCTACCCAGCTAGTTGGGGATACCCATATTCAGCCTAGCCCGTCCCTTGAACCAAACACAACCTGGCTGGGTAGCAGCACCGCCATAATAAAAGTGTTCCGCTTTCTTGTTTAGGTATGTGGCTGATGCGTTTGATATCGGGACTATGTGGTGTTTGGTCTCATGGATCAACACTCCCAACCCGGTGGATTTCTATTACAACGCTGCAATCTACTCTTCGATTGCGGTGTCCATCTTATGGTGGAGTCGAGTTTGTGTTGGTCGGTGGTTCTCTCATCCTTTCGTGCTTTCAGCCATCTTCCTTGGCAATCCAACGATGAAAGAACTATACCTTGCAAAGGGTGAGTCCCATGGCATAATGCCTTTAGAAGAATTAGTTTCGCATCTCTTGAGGTAAGGGATTCATATGGATCATCAAAACCCTTGAGAAAGTCATTCCATTTAATATTGAATCAATTTATTACAATCTCTTCACATGAGAGTTGAAGGAATATGAGATGCAGATGGCGGAGCATGGGGTGCCGATGATTTTAGAGTATTTGTTTCATCAAAGGCTCTATTGCTTTGTGCAAGTTTTGTATGCTTGGTCAATCATAGATTCCTATTTGATCAATAAACCCAGCTATTTGCTAAAAAATGCATTTTCTTGTAActcctactcccttcgtccggtgaagagtgtacatctagctttaAAATTTatccacaaaagagtgtacttctatcttcccaatgcactttaaagtaggaaaaaatacttctctctcatcacacggtaatcaagaccaatagcaaTCTACATATGGTCTttttaatttctacatgcacttagctcattgggggttgggtaactaaagaggagagagatggtggcttgcacctTTCCAATGTATTTTTTACTCAAGCCCATAATTTGTTCGAAAAtttctagatgtacactcttcaccggacggagggagtaccttcttTGTAATCTCATTAGTTTCTTACAATTTTCCTGAACAACTGCACGTGAAGCTCTgaactttattttattttctatggATACTCTTACTACCAAATCTCTTTTTCATGCAAGTAGCACTTTGAAATTGATTATGAATTAGTATTGTGCGTtgatcacatgtccaaatgacatatTCCAGTGGGGCTCTCTTTGGCACTAAATGTTATCAGTGCGGCCGTTCCTTGTTCATACATATATAATGCCTAAAACTTCCAATCATGTCCTTTATGATATCAACCTTTTCCCTCCAATTATTCAGTGGCCGGTGCACTTACATTATCCAGTATAGAGTTATTGTCAGGTTGGGGATTCGGATGAGTACACAGAACCACCCAATCCATCCGGCCTATTGTCCATTTCACAGTCCATTGGTGTTACTAAAATGTTCCATCAAACATCTAGCTAGGGCCATCCCTGAAAGCTGTTCATCGTCGTGTTTAGCCGTAAAGTTTGGGGGATTTCGGCCTACCCTCCGGAGCAGTTCGAAGATGTGCGAGTCACATGCCGTTGTTTTGTTCAACGAGCAGTCCCGGGCTTGTCCACTACACACTACAGGCTCAATGGCTGAATCGTTGAATTGATAATGCAGACACTTTGAGGGCCATTGAGTTGTTCTTCTTTAAGTTCATTGGGTTCCACCACGAACACATTGAATTGATAAATATGGACACCTATGCGTCACAATTCAGCACTGACAAGGACTGCACGAGATCGACACGATTCAGACGAAATGATAAGGGTATCCACTCAGTTCCACAATGTGCCCGTGATACAGGAGAGACAACTGGGACTTCAAACTTCCAAACAGATAAGTACTAGTACGTAGCAAATTTGGTCATACTCGCGCGTATTGTGGAAAGATAAGGGCATTGCGGCAGTATTACAGCGCTCTCACGCACCGAACGATTCAGCGAGTCGAAGAAACTTCATAGGAGAACAGGAAGAATGGTCGTCGCGCCGCGAGAGATGGACGCAATCGGGCGCGAGATTGGTGGACGATGCTCTCAAAACGACGACCAGCTCACACGGGTCAAAGGTCAACCACTGCCGACAGTGATCAGCCTGCACCGTCATGCGCGAATATCATACTACTCGTACCGCCAACGGCCCTGATTGCGACGATAATTAAGCCCCGGATGCCCGCGCCACTCATTCTCCTAGAGCTATCTTCATCCAGAGGTGCATGCCCGGTCAACTTGCGACGGCGTTGAGCAGACCTAACAAATGGTGAGCCGTGGAACGAATCAACGAAGCCACGGCGCCGCTGCCTCCGCACACCTCGCCGGGTTCTACTGGCTATATATACACGTACCAAGAACCTTCTCCAGCATAGTAGCTCCATTCCAAGTTTCCAGCTTCCAACAAAACAAAGATGGCGAGCAAAGTGTTTCCGGCAATGCTGTTGCTCATTGCGGTGACAATGGCCGGACTGGCCGCCGGGGCGCGCGCGGGCGGCATCGCGATCTACTGGGGCCAGAACGGCAACGAGGGCACGCTGGCGCAGGCGTGCGCGACGGGGAACTACAAGTTCGTCAACGTGGCCTTCCTCTTCACCTTCGGGAGGGGCCAGAAGCCGCTGCTGAACCTGGCCGGGCACTGCGACCCGGCGACCAGCGGCTCGTGCACCTTCGTGGGCGCCGACGTCAAGGCCTGCCAGAGCCGCGGCATCAAGGTTCTGCTCTCCATCGGCGGTGGCGTCGGCAGCTACGGCCTCTCGTCCGCCGCCGACGCCAAGCAGGTCGCCGAGTACCTCTGGGACAACTACCTCGGCGGCACGTCGACGACGAGGCCCCTCGGCGACGCGGTGCTGGACGGCGTCGACTTCGACATCGAGAGCGGCGGGAGCGCGCACTGGGACGACCTGGCGCGGGAGCTCAAGAAGTACTCCGGGAAGGGGAGCGCCTACAAGCCGGTGTACCTGGCGGCGGCGCCGCAGTGCCCGTTCCCGGACGCGATGCTCGGCGGGCTCGGCGGCGCGCTCGGCACGGGGCTCTTCGACTACGTGTGGGTGCAGTTCTACAACAACCCGCCGTGCCAGTACACCAAGGCCGGCGGGGCGGGCAACCTGGCGAGCGCGTGGCAGAAGTGGGCGTCGATACCGGCGCGCCAGGTGTTCCTGGGGCTCCCGGCGGCGCCCGCGGCCGCCGGCAGCGGGTTCGTGGAGCCGAGCGACCTGGTGTCCGAGGTGCTGCCGGTGGTGCAGAAGTCGCCGAAGTACGGCGGGATCATGCTGTGGTCGAGGTTCTTCGATGGGCAGACGGGGTTCAGCGATAAGGTCAAGTCCAGCGTGTGAGCTGATGTTGTTAACTGCGTCCGTCAGGAGCACGTCGATCAACATGCCGACGTGCGAATACTGCGTGTAGTATGTCGCCGTGTTAAATTGTATCTTATCCAGAAACACAATTGTACGTATACTGCGTGTAGTATGCCGATTGTACGTATGACATGTTTTGAAATTGTATTTGGTATCCGAGATCTCTCTGTTATGCTTACTATTCCAGAATGATTGTGCTACAGTCAACTGGTTGAATACTTCAATGATGTGCTACTGTTTGCCCGGACATAGCGGGTCAATGAACAATATGGCTGCAGAAGAACACCAGTTGCCGTTTCAGAACCATCAAGAGACAACAAAGAAGATGAACTCAAGTGCTCAAGTCCTTTTGGAGGAATGGAGCTCAATTTCTTTCTTGGGATTATTTTTTGCAAACAAACTCCATATGAACTTTGCAATTGGCATTTCGAATCCTATATATCATATATCCTATATATACCT is from Triticum aestivum cultivar Chinese Spring chromosome 3A, IWGSC CS RefSeq v2.1, whole genome shotgun sequence and encodes:
- the LOC123058815 gene encoding acidic endochitinase-like, whose amino-acid sequence is MASRALTPFQLTATLLVALLATCHAGSIAVYWGQNDGEASLAETCASGNYEFIILAFLPKFGKGQTPELNLASHCDPSSGGCRSQSKDIKACQRRGVKVLLSIGGGDGSYGLSSPGDARQVAMYLWNNYLGGASSSGPLGNVALDGIDFDIELGSAKFWNNLARDLKDLGKNGSKTVLLSAAPQCPFPDEWDGGAINTGLFDFVWVQFYNNEECQFSAGRKAFMDAWKKWESVPAGKIFLGLPASKDAAGTGFVPASELTSRVLPLIKGSPKYGGVMLWSKFYDDRTGYSSAIKSDV
- the LOC123062680 gene encoding acidic endochitinase, yielding MASKVFPAMLLLIAVTMAGLAAGARAGGIAIYWGQNGNEGTLAQACATGNYKFVNVAFLFTFGRGQKPLLNLAGHCDPATSGSCTFVGADVKACQSRGIKVLLSIGGGVGSYGLSSAADAKQVAEYLWDNYLGGTSTTRPLGDAVLDGVDFDIESGGSAHWDDLARELKKYSGKGSAYKPVYLAAAPQCPFPDAMLGGLGGALGTGLFDYVWVQFYNNPPCQYTKAGGAGNLASAWQKWASIPARQVFLGLPAAPAAAGSGFVEPSDLVSEVLPVVQKSPKYGGIMLWSRFFDGQTGFSDKVKSSV